Proteins encoded by one window of Simiduia curdlanivorans:
- a CDS encoding autotransporter domain-containing protein — MSIRISASLKPLAAALLLASACTQAQSPFDQIVAFGDSLTDSGQFPDSASPANPALGSPFSWELRFTNRTDGTGSITDTVAIQRLSQQLGLGYLAASTPILPSPVTGWPDGTNYAVGGYRTDQILASITDTNGSTVDAGIVSRTRDGYLAEFGQAQANTLYYINGGGNDILQGFATNATTAKNSADNLSAGVDALHAAGAKYIMVSNLPDVGNTPAGIGSGAQPLWTPVSALFNDALYANLRASSANVIGVDGRGLLTEILLDPTAFGFIADTTLLAASCYDGSDDCNTAISAGSGENPLYGINQLGNGDPTKLIFNDGVHPTAAAQQIIADYMFSLIQAPQEVGMLPVLGASLVDASQTQLRQQMQSTLASKRASEGQWQIFARGSAVDTGIRNNYLDADAKSNVALLGIQYSVNDALNLGLGFANDSGDLSFDDSASSYDASSQSITLFTGYTTGAHWFNASIGYGEQDYSDLNRVVPLGITARTETGETNGDSLTLAVEYGYSISPHSNWDYGPKIELVHREINVDGYDEASGLTTSLRFDDQKHTSTSADVGFFVHWRAAGDALVVTSEWGIRSQLKGEDYSVTMASQTLDLNAYELPGYSQDKGQSWHGNVTASYFLTANAAITASWASENGDNKADLLGLGVSYSF, encoded by the coding sequence ATGAGCATACGTATATCCGCATCTCTCAAACCACTCGCGGCTGCTTTATTGCTTGCCTCAGCTTGTACCCAGGCCCAATCGCCTTTTGACCAAATTGTCGCCTTCGGTGACAGCCTTACCGACTCAGGTCAATTCCCAGATTCAGCTTCTCCCGCCAATCCAGCTCTGGGCTCACCCTTTTCTTGGGAATTACGCTTCACCAATAGAACGGATGGCACCGGCAGTATTACAGATACCGTTGCGATTCAAAGGCTCAGCCAACAATTGGGACTAGGTTACCTAGCTGCATCTACACCCATACTACCGAGCCCAGTAACTGGCTGGCCAGACGGCACTAATTATGCTGTTGGTGGCTATCGCACAGACCAAATATTGGCCTCCATCACGGATACCAATGGCTCAACTGTGGATGCCGGAATTGTTTCGAGAACTCGCGACGGTTACCTAGCTGAATTTGGCCAAGCCCAAGCCAATACCTTGTATTATATTAACGGCGGCGGTAATGACATCCTTCAAGGCTTCGCAACAAATGCTACTACTGCAAAAAATTCAGCAGATAATTTATCGGCTGGGGTTGATGCACTACACGCTGCCGGCGCTAAATACATTATGGTTTCTAACTTACCTGATGTTGGCAACACGCCAGCAGGCATAGGCTCTGGTGCACAGCCTCTATGGACGCCCGTAAGTGCACTATTTAACGATGCTCTTTACGCAAATCTACGAGCCTCTTCGGCCAATGTTATTGGTGTAGACGGCCGTGGATTGCTAACTGAAATTCTTCTCGACCCAACAGCCTTCGGATTCATCGCAGATACAACATTGCTTGCCGCGTCATGCTATGACGGAAGCGATGATTGCAACACGGCTATAAGTGCCGGTAGCGGTGAAAACCCGCTTTATGGCATCAATCAACTGGGTAACGGCGATCCGACAAAACTTATCTTTAACGATGGTGTCCACCCAACCGCCGCCGCGCAGCAAATCATTGCCGATTACATGTTTAGCTTGATCCAAGCGCCTCAAGAAGTCGGCATGCTACCGGTACTCGGTGCCAGCCTAGTGGACGCCAGCCAAACCCAGCTGCGCCAGCAGATGCAGTCTACTTTGGCTAGCAAGCGCGCAAGCGAAGGTCAGTGGCAAATATTCGCCCGGGGCAGTGCCGTTGACACAGGGATTCGCAATAACTATCTCGATGCCGATGCGAAATCAAATGTTGCATTACTCGGCATTCAATACAGCGTTAATGATGCATTGAACCTAGGTTTAGGGTTTGCTAACGACAGCGGCGATTTAAGCTTTGACGACTCAGCCTCTAGCTATGATGCCAGCAGTCAGTCAATCACCTTATTCACCGGCTATACCACTGGAGCCCATTGGTTTAATGCCAGCATCGGCTATGGCGAGCAGGATTACAGCGATTTAAACCGCGTTGTCCCTCTCGGTATCACCGCGCGCACAGAAACCGGCGAAACCAATGGCGATTCGTTAACCTTGGCAGTTGAATACGGATACAGTATTTCACCACACAGCAATTGGGACTATGGCCCCAAAATAGAGTTGGTGCACAGAGAAATAAATGTCGACGGCTACGATGAAGCGTCGGGCCTTACCACGTCGCTTCGTTTTGATGATCAAAAACATACCTCGACCAGCGCCGATGTCGGCTTTTTCGTGCATTGGCGCGCCGCTGGCGATGCCCTGGTTGTAACCTCTGAGTGGGGTATCCGCTCACAACTCAAAGGCGAGGATTATAGCGTGACCATGGCAAGCCAGACCCTAGACCTGAATGCCTATGAACTACCCGGCTACAGCCAAGACAAAGGCCAAAGCTGGCATGGCAATGTAACCGCTAGCTATTTCCTAACGGCCAATGCTGCCATTACGGCGAGCTGGGCCTCTGAAAATGGCGACAACAAAGCAGACCTACTTGGCCTAGGTGTCAGTTATAGCTTCTAA
- a CDS encoding TIGR02444 family protein — protein sequence MTKPNFIDFALSLYAQPAVEAECLQLQDNHDVSVPLLLCCAWLDFGGVGATLESIGVLAKDVLVWEQTVVWPLRQLRRQLKCEAESSAAVAEIRAKIKQAELAAELEVLQRLGAIAWPSCSEPALTSLRLYYQLAGDCDSFGALRARMAVLKADALTGQTN from the coding sequence ATGACCAAGCCAAACTTTATCGATTTTGCGTTGTCTTTATACGCGCAGCCTGCAGTGGAGGCCGAGTGCCTGCAGTTGCAGGATAACCACGATGTCAGTGTTCCCCTGCTGCTCTGTTGCGCTTGGCTTGATTTTGGCGGTGTCGGCGCGACGCTCGAATCTATTGGCGTGCTAGCTAAAGACGTGCTTGTTTGGGAGCAAACTGTGGTCTGGCCCTTGCGACAGCTGCGTCGACAGTTGAAGTGCGAAGCTGAATCGAGCGCGGCGGTGGCGGAAATTCGCGCAAAAATTAAGCAGGCCGAGTTGGCTGCGGAGCTAGAAGTGCTGCAGCGCTTGGGTGCAATAGCCTGGCCTAGCTGTTCGGAGCCGGCGTTAACAAGTTTGCGTTTGTATTACCAACTAGCTGGCGACTGTGACAGCTTCGGCGCTTTACGCGCCAGAATGGCCGTGCTCAAGGCCGATGCCTTAACAGGCCAGACTAACTAG
- a CDS encoding ATP-binding cassette domain-containing protein, giving the protein MIELNQVSLQRGQKFLLDHADLRIHPGQHVGLIGANGSGKSSLFQMLLGNLGADTGHCLVPGQWRVAHMAQEIENTQQNALDHVLDGDTELRRLQALLKTCEGEALATAYADMEHIDGYTAESRALQLLSGLGFAPGDETKLVSDFSGGWRIRLNLAQALMCPSDLLLLDEPTNHLDLDTTLWLEQWLKRYPGTLVLISHDRDFLDAVVDRIVNVEAQKLVLYQGNYSAYERQKAERLAQQQVAFEKQQERISEIENFVRRFRAKATKAKQAQSRLKELERMETIAPAHIDSPFHFEIPCFEKVSTPLVGLQQANIGYAGRTIFQNLNLALLPGARIGLLGFNGAGKSTLVKALTEELVPTSGDRIAGEHLRIGYFAQHQLQALDLDATPALHLQRLSPSASEQEIRNFLGGFGFHGDLALATVRPFSGGEKARLALAIIAWQKPNLLLLDEPTNHLDLEMRHALTVALQAFEGAVVVVSHDRHLLRNTVEEFWLVHQGRVEIFDGDLDAYHQWAQVTLQTSLSTRTQQTAEDGDAKVDRKVQRQQAAAQREKLKPLTQKLKKIEQEMEKLQSRLSAVETLMGDADLYLSENKEKMQKLLKEQGELKGALEHAELQWLEISEALEQASV; this is encoded by the coding sequence ATGATTGAATTGAACCAAGTAAGCCTACAGCGCGGGCAAAAATTTTTGCTCGACCACGCAGACCTTCGCATCCATCCAGGCCAACACGTGGGCCTGATTGGCGCCAATGGTAGTGGTAAATCGAGTCTATTCCAAATGCTGCTGGGCAATCTTGGCGCCGATACCGGCCATTGCTTGGTGCCCGGCCAATGGCGCGTTGCGCACATGGCGCAAGAGATCGAAAACACCCAACAAAATGCCTTAGATCACGTGCTCGATGGCGACACCGAACTGCGTCGACTGCAAGCCCTGCTAAAAACATGCGAGGGTGAAGCGCTGGCCACCGCCTATGCCGACATGGAACATATAGACGGCTACACGGCCGAGTCCCGAGCACTACAACTTTTATCTGGCTTAGGCTTTGCGCCGGGCGATGAAACCAAATTGGTCAGCGACTTTTCCGGCGGCTGGCGCATCCGATTGAACCTTGCCCAAGCGCTCATGTGCCCGAGCGATCTCTTGCTGCTCGATGAGCCCACCAACCACTTAGATTTAGACACCACTTTATGGCTAGAGCAGTGGCTCAAACGCTACCCAGGCACCTTGGTATTAATATCGCACGACCGCGATTTTCTCGACGCGGTTGTTGACCGAATCGTCAATGTTGAAGCGCAAAAACTCGTGCTGTATCAAGGCAACTATTCCGCCTACGAACGCCAAAAAGCTGAGCGACTTGCGCAACAGCAAGTTGCTTTCGAAAAGCAACAAGAGCGCATATCGGAAATTGAAAATTTCGTGCGCCGGTTCCGTGCCAAAGCCACCAAAGCTAAGCAAGCGCAAAGCCGGCTAAAAGAATTAGAGCGCATGGAAACCATAGCACCGGCGCACATAGACTCGCCGTTTCATTTTGAAATTCCCTGTTTCGAAAAAGTGAGCACGCCACTGGTTGGCTTGCAGCAAGCCAACATTGGTTACGCCGGCAGAACAATATTTCAAAACTTAAACTTAGCCTTGTTGCCCGGCGCCCGAATCGGCTTGCTGGGTTTTAATGGCGCCGGCAAATCCACCTTGGTTAAAGCGCTGACCGAAGAGCTCGTTCCAACCAGCGGCGATCGCATAGCCGGCGAGCACTTACGCATTGGCTATTTTGCTCAGCATCAACTGCAAGCGCTAGATTTAGACGCAACGCCTGCGTTGCACCTGCAACGTTTGTCGCCAAGCGCCAGCGAACAAGAAATTCGCAACTTTTTAGGCGGCTTTGGTTTTCATGGCGACTTAGCTTTAGCCACCGTGCGGCCTTTTTCCGGCGGCGAAAAAGCCCGCTTAGCGCTTGCCATCATCGCTTGGCAAAAGCCTAATTTACTGTTGCTAGATGAACCCACCAACCATCTCGATTTAGAAATGCGCCATGCCTTAACCGTAGCACTACAAGCCTTCGAGGGCGCCGTGGTGGTGGTGTCACACGATCGGCACTTACTTCGCAATACCGTGGAAGAGTTTTGGTTAGTGCATCAAGGCCGGGTCGAGATATTTGATGGCGACTTGGATGCCTACCACCAATGGGCGCAAGTTACTTTGCAAACCAGCCTGTCGACACGAACACAACAAACAGCGGAAGACGGTGACGCAAAAGTTGACCGAAAAGTTCAACGCCAACAAGCCGCAGCGCAGCGCGAAAAGCTCAAACCACTAACCCAAAAGCTTAAGAAAATTGAGCAAGAGATGGAAAAATTACAATCTCGTTTGTCTGCTGTTGAAACCCTCATGGGCGATGCAGATTTATACCTAAGCGAAAACAAGGAAAAAATGCAAAAGCTGCTAAAGGAGCAGGGCGAACTAAAAGGCGCACTCGAACACGCCGAATTACAATGGCTTGAAATCAGTGAGGCACTCGAACAAGCCAGCGTGTAG
- a CDS encoding OmpA family protein, which produces MKKVLMTLPLALAIGATTYAQADQSGLELTAGWNHTNWDKDRGIKDSTGWLGGLGYRINDSWGIEGFYIENDSTVQSTLETAETRQLHFDALYHFNTDTNVQPFFLLGAGKNDYKVLGAKDDESTFNVGAGIKFFLTDNFILRGDMRGIRGSEDGDIDLGTNVALSYFFGDRGTKPAPVVAAAAAPSDADNDGVVDTKDACPQTPAGVKVDTRGCALDSDKDGVADHKDQCPNTEAGLKVDETGCAISLTEAVAIKLNVTFDNNAAVVKPAFFSEIGAVATFMKSYKDSVVEVQGYTDSRGSDTYNQTLSQKRANAVRDVLVQEYGVAAERVTAKGYGEANPIADNETAEGREANRRVVASVQSQKTTKVKK; this is translated from the coding sequence CCACCTACGCACAAGCGGATCAGTCTGGATTGGAGCTGACTGCGGGTTGGAATCACACTAATTGGGATAAGGATCGGGGCATAAAAGATTCTACCGGTTGGTTAGGTGGCTTGGGTTATCGTATCAATGACAGTTGGGGTATCGAAGGTTTCTACATCGAAAACGATAGCACGGTTCAATCTACGTTAGAAACTGCTGAAACCAGGCAGTTGCATTTTGATGCGCTTTATCATTTCAATACCGATACCAATGTTCAGCCATTTTTTCTGCTTGGTGCCGGTAAAAACGATTACAAAGTGTTAGGTGCCAAAGATGATGAGAGCACATTTAATGTGGGTGCAGGCATTAAATTTTTCTTAACTGATAATTTCATTTTGCGCGGTGACATGCGCGGTATTCGCGGCTCTGAAGATGGCGATATCGACTTAGGCACCAATGTTGCCCTGTCTTACTTTTTTGGCGATCGCGGTACTAAACCAGCCCCCGTTGTTGCCGCCGCTGCTGCACCTAGCGACGCCGATAATGACGGCGTAGTCGACACGAAAGACGCCTGCCCGCAAACGCCAGCTGGTGTTAAAGTAGACACTCGGGGTTGTGCGTTAGATTCGGATAAAGACGGTGTAGCAGACCATAAAGATCAGTGCCCTAATACCGAAGCTGGGTTAAAGGTTGATGAGACTGGTTGTGCTATTTCGTTAACCGAAGCTGTGGCGATAAAATTAAATGTCACTTTCGACAACAATGCGGCCGTTGTTAAGCCAGCATTTTTTAGCGAGATAGGTGCCGTTGCTACATTCATGAAAAGCTACAAAGACTCTGTGGTTGAAGTGCAAGGTTATACCGATTCACGCGGGTCTGACACCTATAACCAAACATTGTCGCAGAAGCGCGCCAATGCTGTTCGCGATGTGTTGGTGCAAGAGTACGGTGTGGCAGCAGAGCGTGTAACGGCGAAAGGTTACGGTGAAGCTAATCCAATTGCCGATAACGAAACTGCCGAAGGTCGCGAAGCCAACCGTCGCGTTGTGGCCTCAGTTCAATCTCAGAAAACCACAAAAGTTAAAAAATAA
- a CDS encoding FKBP-type peptidyl-prolyl cis-trans isomerase, whose protein sequence is MIKVKHSLVSGIALATLMLAACGADKKAEEPKLDTLEAKMSYIFGANMASQFKQEGITLDPAALSLAVVDIQSGKENRISQEDMQQVMQEFQAQAQAKQEEKMKEAGAANQQKSEAFLTANSTKEGVQVTESGLQYKVVAAGEGAKPTTEDSVTVHYKGTLIDGTEFDSSYTRGEPVTFPVTGVIPGWTEALQLMSKGAKYELYIPADLAYGAGGTGPIGPNSALVFEVELLDIVKPEAAAAK, encoded by the coding sequence ATGATTAAAGTGAAACACAGCCTGGTTTCAGGCATCGCCCTAGCTACCCTGATGCTAGCTGCCTGTGGCGCTGACAAAAAAGCTGAAGAACCGAAGCTTGATACCCTCGAAGCTAAAATGAGTTATATCTTCGGCGCTAATATGGCGTCTCAGTTCAAACAGGAAGGTATCACCCTCGATCCAGCAGCCTTATCACTGGCGGTGGTCGATATTCAGAGCGGTAAAGAAAACCGTATTAGCCAGGAAGATATGCAACAGGTAATGCAGGAATTCCAAGCTCAGGCGCAAGCCAAGCAAGAAGAAAAAATGAAAGAAGCTGGTGCTGCTAACCAGCAAAAAAGCGAAGCATTCTTAACCGCCAATAGCACCAAAGAAGGCGTACAGGTTACGGAATCAGGTTTGCAGTACAAGGTTGTGGCCGCCGGTGAAGGTGCCAAGCCGACAACTGAAGATTCTGTCACTGTGCACTATAAAGGCACCTTAATCGACGGCACCGAGTTTGATAGCTCCTACACCCGCGGTGAGCCGGTCACATTCCCAGTGACAGGTGTTATCCCAGGTTGGACCGAGGCCTTGCAGTTAATGAGCAAGGGCGCCAAATATGAGTTGTACATCCCCGCCGATCTCGCTTATGGCGCTGGCGGTACTGGCCCGATAGGCCCAAATTCAGCCTTGGTGTTCGAGGTGGAGTTGTTGGATATCGTTAAGCCAGAAGCAGCCGCAGCTAAGTAA
- a CDS encoding universal stress protein, translating to MDKNMAGNKLLVVIDPLTDDQLALGRAVKLALEIKAGLHLFCCTYLTEEELLAYDSRKDAKHSQVQETKAWLQELAQPIKNQGLEVSCEVVWNQKWEMMVAQSAGRFDATLIVKSSFQHSAMSRKFQRTSDFYLMRTAPCPVLLVKSDEAWQNSIILAAVSLNQNEPEHEILNNRILTQAQRLAKATGFELHLVSAVEKTPNFVKLFHLLEHNEAPDQQLAAERFGIPSANMHLREGNAKAVIIDLTQELHADILVIGSAARAGVKAALVGNTAEKILDNIETDVMVVG from the coding sequence ATGGATAAGAATATGGCCGGCAATAAGCTTTTAGTGGTTATAGATCCGTTAACCGATGATCAGTTGGCATTGGGTCGCGCGGTAAAATTGGCGCTCGAAATAAAAGCAGGCCTGCACTTATTTTGCTGCACTTATTTAACTGAAGAAGAGCTACTGGCATACGATTCAAGAAAGGATGCTAAGCATTCTCAGGTTCAGGAAACCAAAGCCTGGCTACAAGAACTTGCTCAACCCATTAAAAACCAAGGCCTAGAAGTTAGCTGTGAGGTTGTTTGGAATCAGAAATGGGAAATGATGGTGGCGCAGTCCGCCGGACGTTTCGATGCAACCTTAATCGTAAAATCCAGTTTTCAGCACAGCGCGATGAGCCGAAAGTTCCAGCGCACATCGGATTTCTATCTAATGCGCACGGCACCTTGCCCAGTTTTACTGGTCAAGTCTGACGAAGCATGGCAAAACAGCATTATATTAGCCGCAGTAAGTCTTAACCAAAACGAGCCCGAGCACGAGATTCTCAACAATCGAATTCTCACCCAAGCACAGCGCCTAGCAAAAGCCACCGGCTTCGAACTGCACTTAGTATCTGCGGTGGAAAAAACACCAAACTTTGTAAAATTGTTTCACTTGCTGGAACACAACGAGGCGCCGGACCAACAACTTGCCGCCGAGCGCTTTGGCATTCCTTCTGCCAACATGCATTTGCGCGAGGGCAATGCCAAGGCAGTCATTATTGATCTAACGCAAGAACTACATGCCGATATACTTGTTATTGGCTCGGCAGCGCGGGCTGGCGTAAAGGCAGCGTTAGTCGGCAATACGGCGGAGAAAATATTAGATAATATCGAAACTGATGTTATGGTTGTCGGCTAA